Sequence from the Armatimonadota bacterium genome:
GGACGGCGCGGTCTGCGGCGTGCGCCTGCCGGACGGCCTTGCGCACGGCGCCCGCCTGCCGCACCCCATCTTCACACCGGCGACCAAGGCCGCCTCCGGGCACGATCAGAACATCGCGTTCGAGGAGGTCGCGCGTCTGGTAGGCGGAACTCTGGCGGAGCGCATGCGCGATCTCAGTCTGGCGCTATACCTCCACGCCGCGGCAGTGGCGGAGAGGTGCGGGCTCCTGCTTGCCGACACCAAGTTCGAGTTCGGGATGGTCCGCGGGGCATCAGGCGGCGCGGGGGGCGATGCGTTGATGCTGATTGACGAGGCGCTCACCCCTGACTCATCGCGCTACTGGGATGCCGCGGAGTACACGGCCGGAAGGCTGGCATCGTTCGACAAACAGATTGTGCGCGACTACCTGACACGCACCGGATGGAACCGCGAGTCTCCGGCGCCGGCCCTGTCAGACGACGTGGTAGAGGCCACGCGGCAGCGCTACCTGGAAACGTACCGGCGTCTCACCGGGGAGGGGATCGCGTAGATGCGGGCGTTCCGAGTAACCATCATGCTCAAACCAGGCGTGCTGGACGCGCCCGGACAGGCGGTCCAGCGCGGTCTGGACGCACTGGGCTATCGGGTCGAGCAGGTGCGCGTTGGCAAGGTGGTCGAGATGACCCTTCCCGACGTTGAGGGCGCGGGCGTGGACGAGATGTGCGCACGGTTCCTGGCAAACCCGCTGATCGAGACGTGGGCGATCGAGGAGATCCCGCAGGGGGCTGCCACGTGACCTGGGGCGTGGTGTTCTTCCCCGGGTCCAACTGCGACAGGGACTGCGTGCATGTGCTCCGGTCGGTGGTGGGCCAGCATGTCGAGGAAGTCTGGCACGAGGACCGGTCGCTGGACGGGATAGACGCACTGGTCCTGCCCGGAGGTTTCTCCTACGGCGACTACCTGCGGTCCGGGGCGATCGCCGCGACCGCGCCGGTGATGAGTGCCGTGCGTGAACTCGCGGCACGTGGCGCGCCGGTGCTGGGGATCTGCAACGGCTTTCAGATCCTGGCCGAGGCAGGCCTGCTTTCAGGCACCCTGCTCCCCAACGTCTCGCTGCGGTTCCGGTGCCACCCGGCGTGGGTACGCGTGGAGTCCGACCGGACGCCGTTTACCGCGGGCCTGCGGCACGGGACCGTGCTGCGGATGCCGGTGGCGCACGGCGAGGGCGCGTACTTCGCGACGCCGGCCGAGGTGGCGGCGCTGGAGGCCGCGGGGCGCGTGGTCTTCCGCTACTGCGATTCCCTGGGCCGGGTCACGCCGCAGGCCAATCCCAACGGCTCCGTGGCAGGGATTGCGGGCGTGGCCTCTGACGCGGGCAACGTGGTCGGGCTGATGCCGCACCCGGAGCGCGCCTCGGAAGCGCTGCTGGGTTCGACCGACGGTCGCCGGCTGTTTGAGTCCGTGGTCGGCGCGCTGGTGGGTGCAGGATGACGCAGGCCACTGCGTTAGACGCCGCGGCCCTCTGCGGGCTTCCTGCCTCGGACTACCGCGAGATCTGCCGGCGCCTGGGCCGCGATCCCAACCCGGTAGAGGCGCGGATGTACGGCGTGATGTGGTCCGAGCACTGCGGCTACAAGCACTCCAGGGCAGCGCTGCGCCGGCTGCCCACATCCTCGCCGCGCGTCCTGACCGGTCCGGGCGAGAACGCCGGCGTGGTCTCCATCGGCAGGGGGTGGGCACTGGCGTTCAAGATGGAGAGCCACAACCATCCCAGCGCCGTGGATCCGTACAACGGCGCGGCCACCGGCATCGGCGGCATTATCCGGGACGTGCTGGCCATGGGCGCACGGCCGGTGGCGCTGCTCGACTCGCTGCGGTTCGGCCCAATGGACGAGCCCAGGGCCCGACGGCTCTGCGGTGGGGTGGTCGCCGGCATCGCTGGCTACGGCAACGCGGTGGGCCTGCCGACCGTGGGCGGGGAGTTGCTGACCGCCGCGTGCTACCGCGACAACCCACTGGTGAACGTCGCCTGTTTGGGTCTTGTGCGCGCGGACCAGGTGGCCCGGTCCGCGGCAGAGGGGCCCGGCAGCGCCGTACTGTACGCAGGCGCGCGCACGGGCCGCGACGGGATAGGCGGTGCGGCGTTCGCCTCGACCGAGCTGGACGAGGGACGCGCGCAGACGGACCGGGCTTCGGTGCAGATGGGCGATCCGTTCACGGGCAAGCTGCTGATAGAGGCCACGCTGGAGGCCCTGGCCTCTGGCGCCGTGCTGGCCATACAGGACATGGGCGCGGCCGGGCTTACCTGCGCGACAAGCGAGATGGCGGCGCGGGGCCGCGTGGGTATGGTGATAGACCTGGACCGCGTGCCGCTGCGCGAGGCCGGGATGCGGCCGGAGGAGATATTGCTCAGCGAGTCGCAGGAGAGGATGCTCCTGGTGGTGCGCGCGGAAGAGGTGGAGCTCGCCGCCGCGGCCTACCACCGGTGGGGGCTGGCCGCCGAGGTGATAGGACATGTCACCGCCGAAGCGCGCCTGCGCGTGACCGCCGGCGGGCGGACCATAGTAGACCTTCCTCCCGAGAGTCTGGCGGACGCCCCGATCTACAATCCCCAGGCCTCGGTGCCGGCCGGACTGGAGGAGCGGTGGCGGCTCGATCCCGCGGCTGTTCCTGCACACGACCCAGGGGAGGTGCTGATCGCTCTCCTGCGCCACCCCGACGTGGCGAGCAAGCGGCGGATCTACGAGCAGTACGATCACATGGTGGGGGTGAGGACCGTTACCCCGCCCGGATCCGACGCTGCGGTGCTCCGCCTGATCACCGCGCCGCCACTGGGGCTCGCGCTGACCTCGGACGGCAACGGCCGGTGGTGCGCGTCCGACCCGCGGCGCGGGGCAGCGCTGTCGGTGCTGGAGGCGGCGGCCAACCTTGCGTGCGCGGGCGCCGAGCCGCTGGCGGTCACCGACTGCCTCAACTTCGGCAGTCCGGAGCGGCCCGAGGTGTACTGGGCCTTCCGCGAAACGATCGAGGGCATCGCGGAGGCGTGCGAGGCACTTGGGGTTCCGGTGATAGGCGGCAACGTTTCCTTCTACAATGAGGCAGAGGGCGGGGAGGGTCCGGGCCGCGCGATCTTCCCGACGCCCGTGGTGGCCATGGTTGGCTTGCTCGACGACGTGGCACGCGCTGGCCGGATGGGCTTTGCCCGGGATGGCGACCTGGTCGTCCTGCTGGGCGATCCCAGAGGGACCCTTGGGGCGAGTCTGTACCAGCACGCGCTCCAGGGCGAGGTCAGGGGCCGGCCCGCGAATCCCCAGATGGAGCGCTCGGTGCGCGCGATCGCCTGCGCACGCGATGCGGTGCGCGCCGGCCTGCCCTCGTCGGTCCATGACGCCAGCGACGGTGGCATCGCCGTGGCACTGGCCGAGGCGTGCATCACGGGTGGAACAGGCGCTTCGGTGACGCTGCCGGATGTTCCGCTCGCAGAGGTCTTGTTCGGAGAAGGTCCGGCGCGGTTCATCGCGTCGCTCCCTCCGGAGCGCCTGGGCTCGCTGGATGAATTGGCCCGCAGGCACGACGTGCCGGTCCGCGTTCTCGGCCACGTTGGTGGCCCGGCGCTACGCCTGGCCCAGGCTGGTGATGCCGGGCCCACCGATCCGATCGAACTGCCCCTTGCAGGGCTGACCGAGGCCTGGGAGGGTCTGGAGGTCTAGCGCATGGTGAGTGCAAAGCGGGACATCGGCGTCTGGAAAGAGGAGTGCGGTGTCAGCGGTGTTCTATGCACCGGAGGGCATGACGCGGCGCCGATCGTTCACGTGGCGCTCTACGCGCTGCAGCACCGCGGACAGGAGAGCGCGGGCATCGCCGCATTCGACGGCACGGTGATGCGGCACCACAGGGGCATGGGGCTGGTGTCCCGCGTTTTCGATGACGACCGGGTCACTTCGCTGCCGGGCCTGGCCGCGGTGGGGCACGTCCGGTACGCCACGATGGGTTCGGCCCTCATCGAAAATGCGCAGCCCTTCATCGTGCCGTCGTCGTGGGGTCCGGTGGCAATCAGCCACAACGGCAACCTGATCAACGCGCCGGTGCTCCGGCGCGAACTGGAGGCGCAGGGAGTCGGGTTCGGTGCTACCACCGACAGCGAGGTGATCGCACACCTGATCGCGAGGGCGCCGGCGGCCTCCCCCGAGGACGCGTTCGCCTGGTGCATGCGTCGTCTCGATGGTGCCTACACGGTCGCGGCCCTGGTGGGGGGGCGGCTGTTCGGATTTCGCGACGCGCACGGGATCCGGCCGATGGCGGTCGGAAGGGGTGCCGGATTCTGGGCGGTCGCTTCGGAGACGTGCGCGTTTGACCATACCGGCGCGCAGGCGGTGTGCGAGGTGGAACCCGGGGAGCTGGTGGCTTTTGACGGACAGAGCATGCACAGGCGGCAGGTCCTCGCGGTTGGCCGGCGCGCCCACTGCGTCTTCGAGTACATCTATTTTGCAAGGCCCGACACGGTGATCAGCGATAGGAACGTCCACCAGTCCCGGCGCCGCATGGGCAGGGTGCTGGCAGGAGAGCATCCGGCCCGCGCCGACATCGTGATCGCGGTGCCGGACTCGGGCACATCGGCGGCCATGGGCTACGCCGAGCGGGCCGGCCTGCCCTTCGAGGTGGGCCTGATCAAGAACAGATACATCGGCCGCACCTTCATCCAGCCCGACCAGGCCTCGCGCGACTTCGGTGTCCGCCTGAAGCTGAACCCCAACCTGGACGTGATAGCAGGAAAGCGCGTCGTGTTGGTGGACGACTCGATCGTCCGCGGCACTACCTCGGGCCGCATAGTCAGCCTGCTGCGCAGCACCGGCGCGCGCGAGGTGCACGTGCGCATCTCATCCCCCATGATCCGGCATGCCTGCTACTACGGGATTGACACCAGCACCAGGGGGGAGCTGGTGGCATCCCGCCTGGAAGTCGAGGAGATCAGGCGGTTCATAGGGGCCGATTCGCTCGGCTACCTGAGCCAGGCCGGGCTCGTGGAGGCCGTGGCGCTGTCGAGGGATGCGCTGTGCATGGCCTGTCTGGATGGCCGGTACCCGACCCGGGTGCCGACCGAGGCCGAAGCAGGACGTACGGCCCTCGACGAGATGGCGGCCGTGGCCGCCGGGAGCACCCCGCCGTGAGGAACCCGATGTGAGTGCCGCGCCGTGAGCTCCGACGAGACTCCCCCTGGGCTCACCTATCGGGGAGCCGGCGTTGACGTCGGCGCCAAGGCGCGTCTGCTGGAAGGCTTGGCGCCGGCGATCACTTCAACCTACACGGACGCCGTAGGTGCCGGGCTCGGGGCCTTTGCCGGCGCGGTACGCCTGGCGCCCTCGGGTGCCGGCTTCTTGCTGGCCACCGTGGACGGCGTCGGGACCAAGACGCTCATCGCACGGCAGATGGGGCGCGATGAGGTCATCGGGTGGGATATCGTCGCGCACTGCGCCAACGACCTCGTATCCTGCGGGGCCAGGCCCATCGCTTTTCTTGATTATGTCGCCATGGGGCGGCTGGATGC
This genomic interval carries:
- a CDS encoding phosphoribosylaminoimidazolesuccinocarboxamide synthase is translated as MSISDAPAVVATDLPLPVFARGKVRDVYDLGERLLIVATDRLSAFDHVLPTPVPGKGRILTRLSAFWFARTRKIVQNHLIATDIDQMRLPPAVGEQVRLLDGRAMLVRRANRIDVECVVRGYLTGSGWQEYSRDGAVCGVRLPDGLAHGARLPHPIFTPATKAASGHDQNIAFEEVARLVGGTLAERMRDLSLALYLHAAAVAERCGLLLADTKFEFGMVRGASGGAGGDALMLIDEALTPDSSRYWDAAEYTAGRLASFDKQIVRDYLTRTGWNRESPAPALSDDVVEATRQRYLETYRRLTGEGIA
- the purS gene encoding phosphoribosylformylglycinamidine synthase subunit PurS, producing the protein MRAFRVTIMLKPGVLDAPGQAVQRGLDALGYRVEQVRVGKVVEMTLPDVEGAGVDEMCARFLANPLIETWAIEEIPQGAAT
- the purQ gene encoding phosphoribosylformylglycinamidine synthase subunit PurQ, giving the protein MTWGVVFFPGSNCDRDCVHVLRSVVGQHVEEVWHEDRSLDGIDALVLPGGFSYGDYLRSGAIAATAPVMSAVRELAARGAPVLGICNGFQILAEAGLLSGTLLPNVSLRFRCHPAWVRVESDRTPFTAGLRHGTVLRMPVAHGEGAYFATPAEVAALEAAGRVVFRYCDSLGRVTPQANPNGSVAGIAGVASDAGNVVGLMPHPERASEALLGSTDGRRLFESVVGALVGAG
- the purL gene encoding phosphoribosylformylglycinamidine synthase subunit PurL, which produces MTQATALDAAALCGLPASDYREICRRLGRDPNPVEARMYGVMWSEHCGYKHSRAALRRLPTSSPRVLTGPGENAGVVSIGRGWALAFKMESHNHPSAVDPYNGAATGIGGIIRDVLAMGARPVALLDSLRFGPMDEPRARRLCGGVVAGIAGYGNAVGLPTVGGELLTAACYRDNPLVNVACLGLVRADQVARSAAEGPGSAVLYAGARTGRDGIGGAAFASTELDEGRAQTDRASVQMGDPFTGKLLIEATLEALASGAVLAIQDMGAAGLTCATSEMAARGRVGMVIDLDRVPLREAGMRPEEILLSESQERMLLVVRAEEVELAAAAYHRWGLAAEVIGHVTAEARLRVTAGGRTIVDLPPESLADAPIYNPQASVPAGLEERWRLDPAAVPAHDPGEVLIALLRHPDVASKRRIYEQYDHMVGVRTVTPPGSDAAVLRLITAPPLGLALTSDGNGRWCASDPRRGAALSVLEAAANLACAGAEPLAVTDCLNFGSPERPEVYWAFRETIEGIAEACEALGVPVIGGNVSFYNEAEGGEGPGRAIFPTPVVAMVGLLDDVARAGRMGFARDGDLVVLLGDPRGTLGASLYQHALQGEVRGRPANPQMERSVRAIACARDAVRAGLPSSVHDASDGGIAVALAEACITGGTGASVTLPDVPLAEVLFGEGPARFIASLPPERLGSLDELARRHDVPVRVLGHVGGPALRLAQAGDAGPTDPIELPLAGLTEAWEGLEV
- a CDS encoding amidophosphoribosyltransferase; its protein translation is MVSAKRDIGVWKEECGVSGVLCTGGHDAAPIVHVALYALQHRGQESAGIAAFDGTVMRHHRGMGLVSRVFDDDRVTSLPGLAAVGHVRYATMGSALIENAQPFIVPSSWGPVAISHNGNLINAPVLRRELEAQGVGFGATTDSEVIAHLIARAPAASPEDAFAWCMRRLDGAYTVAALVGGRLFGFRDAHGIRPMAVGRGAGFWAVASETCAFDHTGAQAVCEVEPGELVAFDGQSMHRRQVLAVGRRAHCVFEYIYFARPDTVISDRNVHQSRRRMGRVLAGEHPARADIVIAVPDSGTSAAMGYAERAGLPFEVGLIKNRYIGRTFIQPDQASRDFGVRLKLNPNLDVIAGKRVVLVDDSIVRGTTSGRIVSLLRSTGAREVHVRISSPMIRHACYYGIDTSTRGELVASRLEVEEIRRFIGADSLGYLSQAGLVEAVALSRDALCMACLDGRYPTRVPTEAEAGRTALDEMAAVAAGSTPP